From Phormidium ambiguum IAM M-71, a single genomic window includes:
- the rpmI gene encoding 50S ribosomal protein L35, whose product MPKVKTRRSAAKRFRTTGSGKIVRRRAFKNHLLQHKTTKRKRDLSKLTLVDERDEGNVRLMLPYL is encoded by the coding sequence ATGCCAAAAGTAAAAACTCGCAGGTCTGCGGCAAAACGCTTCAGAACAACGGGAAGTGGCAAGATTGTCCGTCGTCGAGCTTTCAAAAACCACTTGTTACAACACAAAACTACCAAGCGCAAGCGCGATTTATCCAAGCTGACATTAGTAGACGAGCGTGACGAAGGTAACGTGCGTCTCATGTTGCCATACTTGTAA
- a CDS encoding GTPase — protein sequence MNQNNHKFNAAAIATRFNTNLVKFDDLLGKSNHPELTAIHKKLRVELKTYMEQGVLGVAFIGQYSSGKSTIISALTGRRDIYIDADIATDKTTSYDWNGIKLIDTPGLFTERKDHDEITYDAINKSDLLVFCLTYMLFDSLTAENFKKLAYEKGYRWKMMLVINKMSDEAGEENQKIVNYTKSLAEALKPYSLDEFPLCFIDAKDYCEGVDEDDEFLREISRFPTFIDALNDFVKRRRALTKFDTPTLIGLSYVDDAQLSLIRDNNQDSAFFELLNRLSRTVRQERDRLRTKVRGISLKLSAAVANEGTILASAIGVNENIEALAKQAESNVQKHCEKAGIEIEEAVKAAVDSLQEDIKDVLQSDLAQAFVARLEVNQKVSAQNVDSGVDVDRLRKQVKLLKDIGERAGVELVNLATKTGANTNGQAFLKAANVAGGNLHRGVYVVGKFLGVNFRPWQAVNIAKGIANVAKILGPILAVGLLAVDIYTVAQEEEIDRKLADARREITSQFIAIGKDIESQIEAQLQEVKTQLFGKFQKEIAEARKQEEAAIGTSNKLVAELTEIRQEFEQILDEIKITHL from the coding sequence ATGAATCAGAATAACCATAAATTTAATGCTGCGGCGATTGCAACTCGATTCAATACTAACTTAGTTAAATTCGATGACTTATTAGGAAAATCCAATCACCCCGAACTAACAGCTATCCATAAAAAGCTGCGTGTAGAATTAAAAACCTATATGGAACAAGGAGTACTTGGAGTAGCCTTTATCGGTCAGTATAGTTCTGGTAAATCCACCATCATCTCTGCCCTTACCGGGCGACGGGATATATATATTGATGCCGATATTGCTACTGATAAAACTACCAGTTACGACTGGAATGGTATCAAACTAATAGATACACCAGGACTTTTTACAGAGCGCAAGGATCATGATGAGATTACCTACGATGCAATTAACAAATCTGACTTATTAGTTTTCTGTCTTACCTATATGCTGTTTGACTCACTCACAGCAGAAAATTTCAAAAAGTTAGCTTATGAAAAAGGCTATCGCTGGAAAATGATGCTAGTCATCAACAAAATGTCTGATGAAGCAGGAGAAGAAAACCAAAAAATTGTCAACTACACTAAAAGTCTAGCCGAAGCACTTAAACCTTACAGCCTTGATGAATTTCCGCTCTGCTTTATTGATGCTAAAGACTACTGTGAAGGTGTGGATGAAGATGATGAATTTCTCCGTGAAATCAGTCGATTTCCAACTTTTATTGATGCACTCAACGATTTTGTGAAGCGTCGTCGTGCTCTTACTAAATTTGATACACCAACCCTAATTGGATTAAGTTATGTTGATGATGCTCAGTTAAGTTTAATCCGCGACAATAACCAAGACTCAGCTTTTTTTGAATTACTTAACCGTCTCTCGCGCACAGTACGTCAGGAACGCGATCGCCTGCGAACTAAAGTTCGAGGTATTTCCTTGAAACTATCAGCAGCAGTAGCCAATGAAGGAACAATTCTTGCTAGTGCAATAGGAGTTAATGAAAATATCGAGGCTCTAGCCAAGCAAGCCGAAAGTAATGTCCAGAAACACTGTGAAAAGGCAGGAATCGAAATCGAAGAAGCTGTTAAAGCAGCCGTTGATTCGCTTCAGGAAGATATTAAAGACGTACTTCAAAGTGATTTAGCCCAAGCTTTTGTCGCACGTTTAGAAGTAAACCAAAAAGTATCTGCTCAAAATGTAGACTCTGGCGTAGATGTAGATCGATTGAGAAAGCAAGTTAAGCTGCTCAAAGATATCGGTGAGAGAGCAGGAGTTGAATTGGTTAATTTGGCAACAAAGACAGGGGCAAACACTAATGGACAAGCATTTCTAAAAGCTGCTAATGTAGCAGGGGGTAACTTACATCGCGGCGTTTATGTTGTGGGAAAGTTTCTCGGCGTTAACTTTAGACCTTGGCAAGCGGTTAACATCGCTAAAGGAATAGCTAATGTAGCTAAAATCCTCGGCCCTATTCTCGCAGTAGGTTTATTAGCAGTGGATATTTACACAGTAGCGCAGGAAGAAGAAATCGATAGGAAATTAGCTGATGCTCGACGGGAAATTACCAGCCAGTTTATTGCGATCGGAAAAGACATAGAAAGTCAGATTGAAGCACAACTTCAAGAAGTTAAAACACAACTTTTTGGAAAATTTCAAAAGGAAATAGCAGAAGCTCGTAAACAAGAAGAAGCTGCTATTGGCACTTCAAACAAATTAGTTGCAGAGCTAACAGAAATCCGTCAAGAATTTGAGCAAATTTTGGATGAAATAAAAATTACTCACTTATAA
- a CDS encoding GTPase, with product MPNPETSEQLDYPFLLVTHIACADQQIHNKELKYLHALEQQRRVGQSTKEEKERILAQDEHLIPVDFVAQQVPQQERSWSMGEILVMTHIDGFYSPLEREMVDRIGQIWNWSSEKIQSFVESAKTYTFTQDISNKSKLEDNLWKDSDYRNAIHQCTEIAKQDFIFTESALQAAKTTLDNLKTGIDRSLETIQQKTSGNANAQTAQEVAKQLEATKQSLEAEIVKKIKDVCESLDAKQRALSYFTIAFMGKTKAGKSTLHAIMTGEGWNAIGVGKQRTTRLNRVYEWENIRIIDTPGIGAPGGKTDEEIAQSIVNEADVICYLVTNDSIQETEFGFLRLLKEKAKSLIILLNVHKNFRDSRRGPYELEKFLKNPDKLFTLDGSTGLGGHIDRIRRYAQQHYGNDYFQIIPVMLLAAQLSYESEHQQHKNELFKASLMQKFLDEIRLSLVEYGAIRRSQTLLGCTVGDVENPYQWVVQQAEIYKKSTERLQNKRLTILKKIQQAANDASNSLKNEIESIFKDALNAIPSFAELHWKSSESTMESAWERELKNIRFEERLNTAYKEAITQFTKETHDSLEEVGKELQLIAKLGGLTFNFNEHDSNDERNFFRIGGGILALAGAVIVFIPPVAAIGLIIGVVGGVLNFIGGFFKSKQQKRREAVENISTSLQRQIKEFQPKTISNALKQLDTSCNEVKINVDSYFNNLIAGLDTIAQHLKSAESQLEKKIDLINRAYAKRLIDWCCHRYEPLTPDCIDAVIAKVRRDSIGRINITTKIPLDLKVDAAQIETVIQQSVTFEQPQTALVKTPDKRGELVMTNLFESIVNFFEKDDWNFEEVDSEKSLRLKVEMENSTYTGYAIVDDENNTFVFYSASPVKIPKSKYLPVAEFLARANNGLIIGNFEMDFEDGEIRYKTSIIADQELSYSVIENLVYTNLSTIDNYFPGFMRIIYGGISPEEALNQIEQEEE from the coding sequence ATGCCTAATCCAGAAACCTCCGAACAACTAGATTACCCATTTTTACTGGTAACGCATATAGCTTGTGCTGACCAGCAGATTCATAACAAAGAGTTGAAGTATCTGCACGCGCTAGAGCAACAGAGGAGAGTGGGACAAAGTACAAAAGAGGAGAAAGAGAGAATACTCGCTCAAGACGAACATCTCATTCCTGTGGATTTTGTAGCTCAACAAGTGCCACAACAGGAACGCAGTTGGTCAATGGGAGAAATCCTAGTAATGACTCATATTGACGGTTTCTATTCACCCTTAGAACGCGAAATGGTCGATCGCATCGGGCAGATTTGGAACTGGTCAAGCGAGAAAATACAAAGCTTTGTAGAATCTGCAAAAACTTACACTTTTACTCAGGATATCTCAAACAAAAGTAAACTAGAGGACAATTTATGGAAAGATTCTGATTATAGAAATGCTATTCATCAATGCACTGAGATTGCCAAACAAGACTTCATATTTACAGAGTCAGCCCTTCAAGCAGCTAAGACAACCCTTGATAACTTGAAAACGGGTATCGATCGCAGTCTCGAAACGATCCAGCAAAAAACCAGTGGAAATGCCAACGCCCAAACAGCCCAGGAAGTCGCCAAACAGCTTGAGGCGACGAAGCAATCTTTAGAAGCAGAAATTGTCAAAAAAATTAAAGATGTATGCGAGTCGCTTGATGCTAAACAACGCGCTCTCAGTTATTTCACGATCGCATTTATGGGTAAAACAAAAGCTGGTAAAAGCACGCTTCACGCAATTATGACAGGTGAAGGCTGGAATGCTATCGGTGTAGGTAAACAGCGCACAACTCGCCTGAATCGAGTATATGAGTGGGAAAATATTCGGATTATTGATACCCCTGGAATTGGCGCACCAGGAGGCAAAACAGATGAAGAAATCGCCCAAAGTATTGTTAATGAAGCTGATGTTATCTGTTACTTAGTAACTAATGACAGTATTCAAGAAACTGAGTTTGGGTTCTTACGCCTGCTGAAAGAAAAAGCCAAATCATTAATTATTTTGCTCAACGTCCATAAAAATTTCCGTGATTCCCGACGTGGCCCCTACGAACTAGAGAAATTTCTCAAGAACCCCGATAAACTATTCACTCTAGATGGTTCTACTGGTTTGGGAGGACATATCGATCGCATCCGTCGCTATGCTCAACAGCATTATGGCAATGACTATTTCCAAATTATTCCTGTTATGCTGTTAGCCGCACAGCTATCCTATGAATCCGAACACCAACAACATAAAAACGAACTTTTTAAAGCCAGCCTGATGCAGAAATTTCTCGATGAAATCCGGCTATCTTTAGTTGAGTATGGTGCTATTAGACGTTCTCAAACTTTGCTTGGCTGTACAGTAGGTGACGTTGAAAACCCTTACCAATGGGTCGTGCAACAAGCTGAAATTTATAAAAAATCAACAGAACGACTACAAAATAAGCGCCTGACTATTCTCAAAAAAATCCAACAAGCAGCAAATGATGCAAGTAACAGTTTAAAGAATGAAATAGAATCTATTTTTAAAGATGCTTTAAACGCCATTCCGTCTTTCGCTGAATTACACTGGAAATCTTCAGAAAGCACTATGGAATCAGCATGGGAGCGAGAGCTAAAAAATATTCGCTTTGAAGAACGCCTTAATACAGCATATAAAGAAGCAATAACCCAATTTACTAAGGAAACTCACGACTCACTTGAGGAAGTTGGGAAGGAATTACAACTAATTGCTAAACTGGGCGGTCTGACCTTCAATTTCAACGAACATGATTCAAATGATGAGCGAAATTTCTTTCGGATTGGGGGAGGAATTTTAGCATTAGCCGGAGCAGTGATAGTTTTTATACCTCCTGTAGCTGCTATTGGTTTAATTATTGGTGTTGTTGGTGGTGTACTCAATTTTATTGGGGGATTCTTCAAATCAAAACAGCAAAAACGTAGAGAAGCAGTAGAAAATATTTCCACTTCACTGCAAAGGCAAATAAAAGAATTTCAACCAAAAACTATTTCCAATGCTTTAAAACAATTAGACACAAGTTGCAATGAAGTAAAAATTAATGTCGATAGTTACTTCAATAATTTGATTGCAGGTCTAGACACAATTGCCCAACACCTAAAGTCAGCCGAAAGTCAATTAGAGAAGAAAATAGACCTTATTAATCGAGCTTATGCTAAAAGGTTGATTGATTGGTGTTGTCATAGATATGAACCATTAACGCCAGATTGTATTGATGCTGTTATTGCTAAAGTCAGGAGAGATTCTATAGGCAGGATAAATATCACCACTAAAATTCCTCTCGACTTAAAAGTAGATGCCGCTCAAATTGAAACAGTTATTCAACAATCTGTCACATTTGAACAACCACAAACAGCATTAGTAAAAACCCCTGACAAAAGAGGAGAATTGGTTATGACAAATTTGTTTGAGTCTATCGTCAATTTCTTTGAGAAAGATGATTGGAATTTCGAGGAGGTTGACTCAGAAAAATCTTTAAGGCTCAAGGTAGAAATGGAAAATAGTACTTATACTGGCTATGCCATTGTAGATGATGAAAATAACACTTTCGTATTTTATTCAGCTTCTCCAGTAAAAATACCTAAAAGTAAGTATTTGCCAGTAGCAGAATTTTTAGCTAGAGCTAATAATGGTTTAATTATAGGTAATTTTGAAATGGATTTTGAGGATGGAGAAATTCGCTATAAAACTAGCATTATAGCTGACCAGGAATTGAGTTATTCCGTAATCGAAAATTTAGTGTACACAAACCTGTCAACTATTGACAATTATTTCCCTGGTTTTATGAGAATAATTTATGGAGGGATCTCGCCAGAGGAAGCGCTCAATCAGATAGAACAGGAGGAAGAATAA
- a CDS encoding tetratricopeptide repeat protein — MESFLPVVYLSILLVLLSGAAFAILRQIFKTRKVESSLSRLQNKLKNEKGTPQEYYELASIYLDKKLFAQSINIFQKALKESENEESENKALIYNGLGFSYFAQEQYDLAIRQYKEALKLNPQYVTAINNLGHAYEKKKLTAQAVQAYEDVLKIEPNNQTAKRRAESLRKRLVTS; from the coding sequence ATGGAAAGTTTCCTACCAGTTGTTTACCTCTCAATATTACTAGTATTGCTTTCTGGAGCCGCCTTCGCTATTTTGCGCCAAATCTTCAAAACTCGCAAAGTAGAATCCTCACTTTCCCGCTTACAAAATAAGCTAAAAAACGAAAAAGGTACTCCCCAAGAATATTACGAACTAGCCAGCATTTATCTAGATAAAAAACTCTTTGCCCAATCGATTAACATCTTTCAAAAAGCACTCAAAGAATCAGAAAATGAAGAATCAGAAAACAAAGCCTTAATATACAATGGCTTGGGTTTTTCTTACTTCGCTCAAGAGCAATACGACTTAGCAATTAGACAGTACAAAGAAGCATTAAAGCTCAATCCTCAGTATGTCACAGCAATTAATAATCTAGGCCATGCTTACGAAAAAAAGAAATTAACAGCCCAAGCTGTACAAGCTTATGAAGATGTCTTGAAAATTGAGCCTAACAATCAAACCGCCAAACGACGCGCCGAATCATTACGTAAAAGATTAGTAACTTCATAA
- the rplT gene encoding 50S ribosomal protein L20, with amino-acid sequence MTRVKRGNVARQRRKKILKLAKGFRGSHSKLFRTANQQVMKALRNSYRDRKKRKRDFRRLWITRINAAAHQHGISYSQLIGSMKKANIELNRKMLAQLAVLDPESFGKVVEVAKQAK; translated from the coding sequence ATGACCAGAGTAAAACGCGGTAATGTTGCTCGCCAACGTCGCAAAAAGATTCTTAAACTAGCCAAAGGTTTTCGCGGTTCTCACTCGAAATTATTCCGCACGGCTAATCAACAGGTAATGAAAGCGTTGCGGAATTCCTACCGCGATCGCAAAAAACGCAAACGCGATTTTCGCCGCCTTTGGATTACCCGGATTAACGCTGCTGCTCATCAACACGGAATCAGCTATAGTCAACTCATAGGCAGCATGAAAAAAGCCAACATTGAACTTAACCGGAAAATGTTAGCTCAATTAGCTGTTTTAGATCCAGAAAGTTTTGGCAAAGTTGTAGAAGTAGCAAAACAAGCTAAATGA